AGATCGGACAGATACAACTTGACAGAATCAGGCGTAGCTGCCCCATCATCTGGCTAACACGCTGAGCgaaatgagacggtcacaaccaggttgATTCGACTCTAGTGACTCCACTGGTTTGCCGATACGATGAGAGAGATTTGACACTCACATTGAAACCGAATCGGGCCTGTTTGTCCCATCGTCTGGCTGATACGGTAAgcgaaatgagacagtcacaaccagatcgatTCGACTCTGGTGACTCAACTGGTTTGCCGATATGGTAAGAGAGATTGGACAGCCACATTGAGACCGAATCGGGCCTGGCTGAGCTACCGTCTTGCTGACACAGTCAGCGCAatgagacaggcacaaccaGATCGATTCAATCACTGCGTTGCCGATACGGTGAGAAGGATCGAATGCCACAGAGAGACCCAATCAGGCCTGGCGGCAGACACAGTTAGCATAatcagacagtcacagccaaatTGATTCGACCATAGGAACTCAACCGTGGTGAAGGTGATGAGACAGATTTGACCATGACGACGCAACTGTGTTGCTGGTACGGTTAAATAGATCGGACAGCACAACTTGACCGAGTCTTGCTGATTCAGGGAAtacgatgagacagtcacaaccagatcgaatCAACCGTGGGTGCTCAATCGTGTTGCCGATATGGTGAAGGAGATGAaatagtcacaatcagaccgaatTGGGCCTGCTTGCCCTTATCATCCTGACACGGTGAGTGGAatcagacagtcacagccatatAGATTCGATTCTTGCAGCAGCTCAAATGTGTTGCCGATACGATGAGAGAGATCGTACAAGAACAAACAGAACGAATCCGGCCCTGACTCCCTACCATCTTGCTGGCACGGTGAGCACTATGATACGGTCACTACCAAATAGAATCGACCCTGGCGGCTCAAGTGTTTTGCCGAAAGAGGGAGATcggacagccacaaccagaccgaatcgggcctGGCTGCCCTGACGCAGTAAGCgcaatgagacagtcacaaccagatggaTCCGACACTGGCAGTTCAATAGTGTTGTCGATACGGTCGAAGGAGGTGGGATACCGTTGCAATGGGACATTCACAACCAAGTCTGATCGACGCTGGCGGCTCAACCGTGTTGGCGATACGGTAAGAGAGAtcagacagccacaaccaggccgaatagGGCCTGGCTGGACTACCGTCTTGCTGACACAGTAAGTGCGATGAGGCTGTCATAACCAGATTAATTTAACCCTGGCGGCTCAGCCATATTTGCGATTAGACCGAATCGGGCCTGGCTGCCCGACCTCTTGCTGACACGGTGAGCGCACTGAGACAGTATCAAACCAGATCAATTCCAATCTGCCAGCTTAAGACTGAATCGGGCCTGGCTGCTCTTTTGTCCTGGtgatacagtgagcacaatgagACAGTTTGCACCAGATCAATTCGACCCTGGCAGCTCAGTGAgcgcgatgagacagtcacaaccatggaTTCGACCCTGCTGGCGGCTCAACTGTGTTGAGGATATGCTGAGAGAGATCGGACAGCAACATCAAGACGCCATTGTCGaatcaatctggttgtgaccgtccaCTGCGTCCGTAAGACAGCACATGTAGTTCGATCAGCCAGGCCCGATTCAGTGAAGAATGGCTCCCCTACCGTCTTGCTGACACAGTCATCgcaatgagacagtcacaaccagatggaTTCGACCCTGGCGGTTCAACTGTGTTGAGGACATGCTGAGAGAGATCGGACAACCACATCAAGACTGAATCGGGCCTGGCTAAACTACTGTCTTACTGACGCAGTGAGCACAAAGagccagtcacaaccagattgatcCGACCATGGCAGCTCAAACACCTTACCGATACGGTGAAGAATGGGGCAGGCACATCCAGACCGAATCTAGCCTGGCTCCCCAACTGCTGTCTTGCAGACCCAGTATacaaaatgagacagtcacaatcagatggATTCGACCCTGGCAGCTCAACAGTATCGGCGATAGGATAAAACAGATCGTACAGCCACAACTAGACCGAATCGGGCCTGGCTGAACTACCGCCTTGCTGACACAGCAGTACGTGAGGACAatgagacagtaacaaccaCAGTGTTGCCGATACGGTGAGAGAGATCAGAGAGCCACAATCAGACCGAATTGGGCCTGGATTCCCTACCGTCTTGCTGGAacaatgagacagtcacagtcagaTCGGTAGGACCTTGTCAGTTCAACGGTGTTGCCGATACGGTGAGAGAGTTCGGAAAATCACAACCAGAGGAATGGGCCTGGACGCCTTACCGTCTTGCCGACACAGTAAGTACAATGCGACAGTTACAACCAGATCAATTCGACTATGGCTGCTCAACTGTGTTGTCGATACGGTGAAGGAGACGGGACAGTCATAACCAGACTGGATTGGCCCTGCCTGCCCTATCGTCTGGCAGACACAGTGAGCACATTGAGAAAGTTCCAACCAGATTGATTCAAGCCTGGCAGCTCAACTGTTGCCGATGCGATGAGTGAGATAGAGCAAACAGCCACATTCAGTCTGAACCGGATATGGAACCGCCTAATTGAAAAATCAATACTTGTTGGTATCAGTGTCTGGGACCAACTTGCAATGACTGTTTCACTCCAAACATTTCTGCCTTACTGgtcagagacaatgtcacaatcgaTCCGGAGATGAATGTTGGTACTGTATCTGGGACCAACTCGCAATGACTGTTTCACTCCAAACATCTCTGCCTATCTGgcaagagacaatgtcacaatcaatccTTAGATTCAAGTTGGTGCTTGTATCAAGGACAACCAAACATGTCTGCCTTACTGGTAAGGCACAATGTCACAATAAATCCTGAGATGAATGTTGGTACTGTATCTGGGACCAACTCGCAATGACTGTTTCACTCCAAACATGTCTGCCTTACTGgccagagacaatgtcacaatcaatccTGAGATGAATCTTGGTACTGTATCTGGGACCAACTTGCAATGACTATTTCACTCCAAACATTTCTGCCGTACTGgtcagagacaatgtcacaatcaatccCGAGATGAATGTTGGCGCTAGTATCAAGGACAACCTACACTGATTCTTGATCAAGGACCAGCCAGTGGGGTTACCGATTGTTTTCAAGGACGAGATATATGGTTAGTATTCAGAAAATGTCCTCATATGACTGTGATCTTCACAATCATACTTGCCAGGCCAAATTGTTGCTTCTTAAGAAATTTGAGACCGACAATGACAAGTCCCTTGAGATGTAGGATTTAGGATGACCCCTCCATTTATGTCATAAATAACCAGACGTGCCTTTTTCTTCAACCTTCAGGTGCCAGTGGGAGGAGGGGGGGCAGGGGATCAAAAATGCAAGCAACAATAAAATATGAGAACTAAATTTATCAAAAAGAAATTCAGGAAAGTGCTTAAAGCAGTACCCTCAATTTATACAGAGGAAAAAAACCCACTTGCAATGAATGACTCATTGCAAATTTCCTTTAATCATACCTGCCAAGGAGTAGCTGCAGCAATCCTTTTGATAATTGTTGTACTGACAATTAGTAATCACTGACAATTAGACAAATGAATAGGAATATGAATTAAATTAACAATATTATACAATAACTGAAGATTTTGCAAACTATTATTTGTGAATTTTACGCATGTCACTTGTCTGTTGGTGTTGAAGACGGAGGAGTCAACTAAATGTACTAACTGGATGCCCTTTATTTATGTCTTCTTAGGGTTTTCCAACTGCTATAAGCAGCTTGTTTGGGCACTAAGCTAAATCAGTGGGTAACAAAATCTAATAGGCTGCCCAAGAGGATAACAAGTGGCTATCCCCAGTTTTTATTTTCCAATATCACCTTAAACCACCAAACACATGGCAAATGAGTACAAACAATTTTTGCGTTGATTATGAGAGGCAGGGGCTTTTTATCCGGTGTGCAAAGCAAAAGAAGAGATCTCATTGCAATGCACTACAAGGTGTTGCGTCTCTCCAGAAATGGCCATATTGCCTAGTGACTCTATTCGTCAACAAACAAAGTCAATATCACATCATTATTCACATGAAAGAGTCCATGGTTTCAATGGGAGGTGATCCCATTCAATTAATACGGCTCCAATGCTAATGCTGGCTTGGCTTCTTCTAAAACTTCTAACATTTTCTTGTATTCTTCGGTTTCTTTTACAAGAGCATCGTCTTCTACTTCTCTCTGGAAGAACAAAAGATTTGATATCTATAATCCTTTTTGATTCGTTTCAGGCCGAATAACGTACATGGAGACCTACGCTGATCAAAAATCCTCCAGGCTCTATTACTAGCAGGAAATCACTGCTCTAAAACCTTCAACATGAAAATGGGAAAGAAAGTTTCTCTATTGACAGTCGTTTGGGTGTTTTGGAATAGAAATTCACACATCACTGTACAATATaacagtgtaggcctttaaaacaaATAAGCTTACCCCCGCCGGTACACATTCTATTATAACAAATTaaaagatatcaaaataaaacatacCATAATTCCCACAAGTTTTTCATGTGCCTGAGTGAGGTTCCTTCCCACAACTCTGACCATATTTGTGCTTTCATCACGACAGTTACGCTGAAAAAACAATAGAAATTTGAATAACTACAAATGGTATTTTTTACTCTCGTGCTTTTGAGCAAGAAATATATTGATGATCAGCAGACCTATGTATATTTTCATCACTCATAATCCTCTTCTAACCAGACCTTATGCTACCTCTGttgcatcctggcaccagtggttttcaatatactccggaccgcctcttgatatttcaaacccctggtGAAATCCATACCCTTTGTTATATATGGATTAGATTGATTAGCCACGCCCACCACCACGTGCGTTTTGGTGACCACGTGACTTAACGGAGAAGTAGGTCAGGAGGAAGGGCCGCGTGAGCTTCTGTCATGGATGAGAGTCATTGTGTATTGTGTAGCCGTAGGAAGTTTCTGATAATAAGTATGTTGTGAATAATCTGTCGCATTTGTTAGTGTCTTGTTCTGTATTGGATTGTGGCTGTCATGGAGGAACAACTAACAGTGCAGACCCCCAAACACGACACCTTTCAGACGGATTGCAGTGCACCAGAGGCAAAATACTATATTGTTAATCATCAAATCCAACTTACTATTAATTTGATATCGTGTTCACATTTGCTTGAATCTGCCTCCATTTTCTGGAGTTGTTCTGTTTCCTTCTCGGCCTGCTTGGCATAAGACAACTTCTCCTTGGCCACCCTGAATCAAATCATAACAATAAACATAGTTATTACATTTAAAAGCATGAATTCATCATATCACCATAACACTACTGGCTTTTTGCCAaaggtatggagtccaccaaaggtatggagtccaccatgggggggggggggcatagccAACTCTCCACGTGACAGTGACAATGATCACGTCACGTTGCCCTCCAGTAAAAGTCGCAGAGTCGGGGCCATGCAACGCTGAAAATCATCTGTGGCATGCACATCACTTCAAATCAGCTCATGGCTTATACATCGTGTCAACAAAAATACTACCCCCGGCTTATGGCCAAGGGTTTTAGGTTAGGGCAGGGGCGGATCACTTTTATTGGACATACTGTAAAGGGGACTACGATTCCCGTTACACCACGTAGTGCCCACAGCCACAGGGATCTATGGCCACAGGACCAAAATCGGTGCTCTTTTTTAATGAAGAAATAATGAAAAGCACCTCTTTAAGACACCGGTTTGAATCCTGATCTTCTTTACTTTATCCGCATCAGGTTTTTGTTGACTTTCTGTGTCTGCCATGCTGCTAGATTAGTGAACTTGATAGGATTTCGAGTCAAGAAACACAAAAAGTTGATAGGAAAAATATTCGgaagtgtgacagaaattgcagtGCGCATGCTCACGCGAAAGCGcgttattagtgaggtttcgcacaCTTTCAAGTAACGTTGCCTTTGATATTTTTGCTACCCATCCAATCATTATTGGTTAGCTTGCCTGAAAGATTGGTAATGCTGTTCACTTAGATACTGCGAAATATACTTAGAAATAACCTTAAGAACAAAATTACTGTCTCGAAAAACATAAAACGCTGGTCTTAAACGTAAAATTGCGAAAGGAATCCAAAAATCACGGCTTGGACGGGAAAGAATAAACGACGACCACAACCAACCCGGAAGTAAATATATTTCGATAATTTTGTTGCAAATAATTTCATGTTTGGCAGATAATTGCAAATTTTCTGATTATCTGACTGGATCAAATGTGATGAACATCTGACTAAGAATATAGGTGCTTCGTTTGAACAAATCTGAGACCATGGAAGAAATGCCAAACGGTCCAGGTGTGCTCGAAAAAAGGGAACTTCTGTCCTCTGAAGTTTTCATCAAGACCTTGGCAGAttttgttgataaaaatgaCGTTCGAACGATGGTGGATGACCAGAGACACATGTAAGAATATTTCCTGCTCGAAACTAGCAATTGTTGAAATAGTATATCCATTCCAAAGTACAGTGGAagctcccttagcggacacctctctattaaggacagcctctctaatatgtaaagtcaaggacttagtgagcccccctttaggtcgggggagctcccccgaacccccctacgagcatatgttaagtgcaagctctaacaactacagctgttacaatggggggacaccccccaaacccccctccgtcgacataggtttttaccagtgcgttggggggaagctccccccaaacccccccggtggacagtcaactagcccttctgtgtcatactgctggagggggggtgcgatgggaccatccatatagttccttccgacacatttttgttttggtaatgtaatacattgtgattgtccttattcacgggaatcgggcgtttccagtgatatacgacacttaaatggattgtcctcatgcattcactttggaaacgcattttaaaatagatgtcacgtcctgttaatggggcacgtcatcatcgcgtacatttgggaaaaactccctaacgagaccggagcagacggctgaaagtagtttatttattggccgctagggtacagaatgtacgtcgctcacccgaaattttcacgcaactatagctaaatagagctagttctagtttgtgattcattttgatacttcagatttgggcagtagaccaatataacttagtcgtcagtgtggttttaagctggaaaaacgtatttatttttcttaaagtgccttttttggacgggtgtgtgcgattgttttgtttttatgtcacgtgacctcgaccatgtcgacacaaaattgaaataaaccacccttttctgtcattttttaggacggatatttctctaataaaaatattaatataattggccaatttcttaggcatatgatgtagcgaattcccatgaagatttaaatttaatttaacttaatttcaaccaatggaatagcaaccaccaccggaagatcgcggagaaatcggtaaactcaacggagttaattcagaaaaataccaaaaaaaattgcttgtaggatatacaattgttactctctttatttctaatcattcactatatactcccgcacacacgtgtatcttaagagcccctcctaagaggggggcttattaaggacactacttatTGGCCGCCCAAATTGGAggattcccttcaatttgacctctctaaacaggacacctctctattaaggacagcacttgtctgtccgaagggtgtccataataatagagaggttccactgtactgctATATCTTTAGGAAATCGGGGTTCATATTTACTTCTCCAGCTTTTCTCAAGATGACAGTGCTAAACTAACCCACCTACATCAAAGTCAAGCCCAAAGTTTAAGATAGTGTTCAGGTAAAATACCATCTTTTTCATGGATAAGCCGGCCTTCATCCTCAAATACCTTgttattgtttatttatttatttatagaaCACGTTCTTTGTTACACCATTCTTTCAGGTTGAGTCGATTTGAGAAAACCAATGAAATGCTACTGAATTTCAATGTCCTGTCAGCCAACCGGTATGCAGCCTCTGTACAGGAGTTCAAAAAGCATACTCAACTTCTACTAGACATGAAGAAAGATCTTGACTCTATATTTAGAAGAATCAGGTAAGTGGAAAAGGGTTTTCTGGTTGATTACCAACCAGAGCCAACAAAACCCTAGATCTCTTTCTCACCAACAACGAGACACTAATATCCAACTGGAAAGTAGTTGAAGGCATATCGGACCACGACAAAGCGGTTCTCATCGACGGTCTTCTCCCCCCGCACAGGCTCAAGCAGACACCAAGACAAATCCCTCTGTATAAAAAGGCGGATTGGTCTAAAATGGAACACGCCATGGACAACGTCTACAATGAGCTGAGGGCCAAAGCAGGAAGCACTGTCGAAATGATGTGGACATCCCTTAAGAACGCACTATCGGAGGCCATCAGCGCCAACATACCACACAAGACCGCCAGGCGCAAAGATCAAAAGCCGTGGATAACGAATCCCATACGCAAGCTGATGAAGAAGAGCACAGCACTAAGCAAAAGAAAGCACAAGAACAACTACTCACGCCAGGACAGTCAAAAACATCGTGAACTGAGGGCCAAGATACAAAAGAAGATCAGACAGTCCTACTGGATTTACATCGAAGACATCCTCACCCCAAACACCAATAGCATGGAGGACAGGACAAAAGCAAACAAGAGGTTTTGGACCCTAATCAAACACACCAAGAGGGACAGCATAGGAATACCGCAGATGAAGAGCCCTAACGGCGATACGGTGGTAGACAGTCAAGGGAAGGCAGAGCTACTAAATAACCAGTTCCTGTCTGTATTCAGCAGAGTCACACCACCATCACTCAGACAGCTGTGCAAAAACATTGCTGAGAAAAAGACCCCCCCGATGCCAAACATCCATGTGTCAACACAGGGGATCCTCAAACTCCTAAAAGACCTCAAGCCCCACAAAGCTGCCGGCCCAGACCAGCTCAGCCCGAAGGTACTTAAAACACTGGCAACCAGCATCGCCCCCATCCTCCAGCTGATATTCCAGAGATCCCTCGACACAGGAGAGGTACCGCAAGACTGGAGACAGGCCAACGTAGTACCCGTCTACAAAAAGGGTAACAAGAGCGACCCGGCAAACTACCGACCAATATCCCTAACGTGCGTATGCAGCAAGTTACTCGAACATGTTATTGCAAGCAACACCATGCAGCACCTTGAGAACCACAACATCCTGCACAACCGTCAACACGGATTCAGGGCAAAGCGGTCATGCGAGACCCAACTAATCGAGTTTGTTGACCAAGTCCATCGAGAGCTCATCCCTGGCCAAAGAACCGATGCTATCATCATGGACTTTAGCAGGGCCTTCGACAAGGTCTCGCATGCAAGGATCCTCCTCAAACTAGAGCGATATGGCATCTCAAAGCAAGCCCGAAGCTGGATCAACAACTTTCTAACCGGACGCAAGCAGCGGGTTGTCATAGAAGGGGAGGCCTCAAGGAACGAACCAGTTACATCAGGAGTTCCCCAAGGCTCCGTCATTGGCCCTCTGTTATTCTTGATATACATAAATGATCTTCCTGAGTGTGTCAGGTCCCACGTACGCCTATTCGCGGATGACACAATTGTGTACCGGCTCATAAAATCAAGATGCGATGAAAAACAGCTTCAAGCCGACCTCCACGCGCTCGAGATCTGGGAAAGTGAATGGCTCATGGAATTCCACCCTAAGAAATGTGTACTTCTGCCTATATCGAGAGGAAGAGCAAGACCACCGCCTGAATACCACCTTCACGGCCACTGCCTCGACAAGGTCGACTCTGCCAAATACTTGGGCATAACCTTCACCAAAGACCTAAAATGGAAAGAACACATTGACAACACCGCCAAGTCAGCAAATTCCACTCTTGCCTTTTTACGAAGAAACATTAGAACCTCTaaccaaaaacttaaatccCAAGCCTACACCACCTTAGTAAGACCCAAGCTAGAATATGCAGCACCAGTCTGGGATCCACATTACCAGAACGAAGTCCACAAATTAGAGATGGTCCAGAGAAGAGCGGCCAGATGGGCAACTGGCAGGTACCACAACACCAGCAGCGTGACCGAGATGATAGGCACCCTAGGT
This is a stretch of genomic DNA from Lineus longissimus chromosome 2, tnLinLong1.2, whole genome shotgun sequence. It encodes these proteins:
- the LOC135482695 gene encoding uncharacterized protein LOC135482695 isoform X2; its protein translation is MFFETVILFLRVAKEKLSYAKQAEKETEQLQKMEADSSKCEHDIKLIRNCRDESTNMVRVVGRNLTQAHEKLVGIMREVEDDALVKETEEYKKMLEVLEEAKPALALEPY
- the LOC135482695 gene encoding tubulin-specific chaperone A-like isoform X1, encoding MADTESQQKPDADKVKKIRIQTGVLKRVAKEKLSYAKQAEKETEQLQKMEADSSKCEHDIKLIRNCRDESTNMVRVVGRNLTQAHEKLVGIMREVEDDALVKETEEYKKMLEVLEEAKPALALEPY
- the LOC135482696 gene encoding kxDL motif-containing protein 1-like, translating into MEEMPNGPGVLEKRELLSSEVFIKTLADFVDKNDVRTMVDDQRHMLSRFEKTNEMLLNFNVLSANRYAASVQEFKKHTQLLLDMKKDLDSIFRRIRNLKQTLSKQYPKAFNACGEVYDVMELAEDEEIIVSIPVPTSPALVKGESTQSMENEPGLGVEADSGLVQSKTSGREAKDSDSKEETLKTKS